GGCTAGAGAAGTCAAGAAGAGGGAAGTCAGTTGAGCTCTGAACCCCTGGGAATTATAGGCTCACTGTCTGAAGTTGGCTCATGGTGattcaacagtaaaaaaaaaagttaagtgggAGGGGAGATCGATATTACTGGGTTTGGACTGGGTGGCCTATCCGGGTGTTCACTTCTCTATCCAGATGCTTCATTGAGTAAGACAGatgactttcttttcattttctttgctctacAGAGATTAGACGGGAGGCCCCTTAAGTGATAATATAACACTGCATATAGTTGTCAATTATAGTTATTAACGTGCCTGTGTTAAAATAACTAAATGCAGCCTAGTtctgaggttttttgtttttgtttttttttccttattcctaACTTCTTGCTGCTCTAGGCTGTGAAACGGCGCTTTTATTCCCCATGCGTTCCAAGAAGATCTTTGGAAGCGTGCACCCCGTGAGACCCATGACGCTCGAGTCCCTCAGTGTGTGCATCTGGGTCAAAGCCACAGAGGTACTGAACAAGACCGTGCTGTTCTCCTACGGCACCAAGAGGAGTCCCTACGAGATCCAGCTGTACCTCAGCCCTGGGTCCACAGCGTTTGTGGTGGGCGGAGAGGAGAACACGCTGGTGGCCGACACCGCGGTCTCCCCGGGCAGGTGGACCCACCTGTGCGGCACCTGGACTTCCGCAGATGGACGCGCGTCACTGTGGGTGGACGGCGAGCTGGTGGCAGCTGCGGCGGGGAAGGCCAGGGGCCACGTGGTCCCCGAGGGCGGCGCGCTGCAGCTGGGCCAGGAGAAGAACGGCTGCTGTGCCGGCGGCTTCGACGAGGCCCGGGCCTTCGCGGGCAGAGTGacggccttgaacttgtgggaCCGCGCGCTGCGCCCGGAGGAGGTGGCCGAGGCCGCGGGGCCCGAGTCCTGCAGCCGCCGGGGTAACGTGGTCGGGTGGGGCGTCACCGAGGTCCAGCCGCATGGCGGGGCGCAGTACGTCTCCTAGGCCTTGCGCAGGCTCTGGAGCCAAGGTCATCCTGGCTGACACGCCGCTAGCCTCCAGGAGGCTCCAAAGTTCGGTGCACAACGAGGACACTTGAGACCCACGACTGCCAGAGTCATTTGGGGCCCGTATTTACCTTGGCACAATCCAGAGTAAACAGCGGAAGGGAGACACTGGAGAAGGCTTCGGGGTTCTGTTACCAGACTCGGTGCCACGCGGTTTCAGATTAATGCGGCGTCGCTGTCAGATAAACTCCAAATAATTGAAAAGAACTGTGCATGTTGAACAGAGGGACGACTGTTCTGCTTTGCTttggttaatttatttttggcCAGAGACGAATTTTGCATTGGAAGAATTACAAAACAGGATTTGTTGTCCACTGTTCATTCTTCTTGGTATGTACTTTTG
This Marmota flaviventris isolate mMarFla1 chromosome 8, mMarFla1.hap1, whole genome shotgun sequence DNA region includes the following protein-coding sequences:
- the Ptx3 gene encoding pentraxin-related protein PTX3 is translated as MHLPVVLLCAVCAAALAENSDDYDLMYVNMENEIFNGLHPTEDPTPCDCSREHSEWDKLFIMLENSQMREGMLLQATDDLLRGELQRLRAELGRLAGGLARPCPAEARLEGALDELLQASRDAGRRLARLEGAEAPGALLEELRRTQAELRALQGWAAGRWLPAGCETALLFPMRSKKIFGSVHPVRPMTLESLSVCIWVKATEVLNKTVLFSYGTKRSPYEIQLYLSPGSTAFVVGGEENTLVADTAVSPGRWTHLCGTWTSADGRASLWVDGELVAAAAGKARGHVVPEGGALQLGQEKNGCCAGGFDEARAFAGRVTALNLWDRALRPEEVAEAAGPESCSRRGNVVGWGVTEVQPHGGAQYVS